From Humisphaera borealis, the proteins below share one genomic window:
- a CDS encoding sugar phosphate isomerase/epimerase family protein, translating into MRFAICNEIFEGWPWEKTCAFAHSLGYTGLEVSPFTLADRAELVTPDRRKELKAQAESRGMEVLGLHWLLVKPAGLYITHTDADIRKKTADYFTALVHLCADLGGKVLIIGSPKQRNLLPGVSTDQALAFAEEVFAPCLTPAAQLGVTLAMEPLGPQETDFLNTAEQTMQLVRRMNSPNFQINLDVKAMSSESKPIPQIIRETAGHIAHVQVNDPNLLGPGMGEVKYEPIIAALREVGYDGWLSVEAFDFRPGAEHIARKSIEYLKQVTGQ; encoded by the coding sequence GTGCGATTCGCCATCTGTAATGAAATCTTCGAAGGCTGGCCCTGGGAGAAGACCTGCGCCTTCGCCCATTCACTTGGCTATACGGGTCTGGAGGTCTCTCCGTTCACCCTTGCCGACCGTGCCGAGCTCGTCACCCCCGATCGCCGCAAGGAACTCAAAGCCCAGGCCGAGTCGCGCGGCATGGAAGTCCTCGGCCTGCATTGGCTTCTGGTCAAGCCGGCCGGACTCTACATCACCCATACCGACGCCGACATTCGCAAGAAGACCGCCGACTACTTCACCGCGCTGGTCCACCTTTGCGCCGATCTCGGCGGCAAGGTGCTGATCATCGGGTCGCCCAAGCAGCGGAACCTTCTGCCCGGCGTGAGTACCGACCAGGCGCTGGCGTTTGCCGAAGAAGTCTTCGCACCCTGCCTTACCCCGGCTGCCCAGCTTGGCGTCACGCTCGCCATGGAACCGCTCGGCCCGCAGGAGACCGACTTCCTCAACACCGCCGAGCAGACCATGCAACTGGTCCGCCGGATGAACAGTCCCAATTTCCAGATCAACCTCGACGTCAAGGCGATGAGCAGCGAGTCCAAGCCGATCCCGCAGATCATCCGCGAGACCGCCGGCCACATCGCCCACGTCCAGGTGAACGACCCGAACCTCCTCGGCCCGGGCATGGGCGAGGTCAAGTACGAGCCGATCATCGCCGCCCTGAGAGAAGTCGGCTACGACGGCTGGCTGAGCGTCGAAGCGTTCGATTTCCGTCCCGGCGCCGAGCACATCGCCCGCAAGAGCATCGAATATCTCAAGCAGGTCACGGGTCAGTGA
- a CDS encoding GatB/YqeY domain-containing protein: MDLLSRLTEDMKAAMKSGQKDRLGVIRMLISEVKIIDMQPSKPTAEQAVESYAKKLRKSLEEYEKLGKTAEVDKLKFEIGVADEYLPKKASAEETERLVDAFLAANAFTEKQAGQATGAFMKAHAGQVDPALVNPLVRKKLAGK, encoded by the coding sequence ATGGACCTCTTATCCCGCCTCACCGAAGACATGAAAGCCGCCATGAAGAGCGGCCAGAAGGATCGCCTCGGCGTCATCCGCATGCTGATCAGCGAAGTGAAGATCATCGACATGCAGCCCAGCAAGCCGACGGCGGAGCAGGCGGTGGAGTCTTACGCCAAGAAGCTCCGCAAGAGCCTGGAGGAGTACGAGAAGCTCGGCAAGACCGCCGAGGTCGACAAGCTGAAGTTTGAGATCGGCGTCGCCGACGAGTACCTGCCGAAGAAGGCGTCGGCCGAGGAGACCGAACGGCTGGTCGATGCGTTCCTCGCCGCCAATGCGTTTACCGAGAAGCAGGCCGGCCAAGCGACGGGCGCGTTCATGAAAGCGCACGCCGGGCAGGTTGATCCGGCCCTGGTGAACCCGCTCGTGCGGAAGAAGCTGGCGGGGAAGTGA
- the ettA gene encoding energy-dependent translational throttle protein EttA codes for MATTEPNKIIYSMLGVSKKHEKKVLLDNIYLSYFYGAKIGVLGLNGAGKSTLLKILAGVDKNYDGQVNLSPGYTTGFLEQEPKLDETRTVRQIVEEGVAEKAKIVNDFNAISDKLGDPNLSPEEMDKLLDKQGKLQEQIDHQNLWDLDSDIEMAMEALRCPPGDQIIKVLSGGEKRRVALCRLLLKKPDVLILDEPTNHLDAESVQWLEQHLKRYEGTVIAVTHDRYFLDNVAGWILELDRGAGIPYKGNYTNWLEQKQTRLKIEEKTESARQKTLARELEWVRASPRARQAKSKARLQKYEQLLAQDSKGKELELEIVIPAGPRLGELVIKADKISKSYGDRLLFQDVTFNLPPGGIVGIIGPNGAGKTTLFRMITGSEKPDGGKLIVGPSVQLAYVEQSRDTLKDDAMVWQAIADGEDTFRLGAINGTGGTPTNTRAYVSRFGFSGSDQQKKVGVLSGGERNRLHLARMLKSGANVILLDEPTNDLDVNTIRAMEEALENFAGCAVVVSHDRWFLDRLATHILAFEGDSQVVWHEGNFQSYEEDKHKRLGKDADQPHRIKYRKLTK; via the coding sequence ATGGCCACCACTGAACCCAACAAGATCATCTACTCGATGCTCGGCGTCTCGAAGAAACACGAGAAGAAGGTCCTCCTCGATAACATCTACCTCTCGTACTTCTACGGCGCGAAGATCGGCGTGCTCGGTCTCAACGGCGCAGGTAAATCCACGCTCCTCAAGATCCTCGCCGGCGTCGACAAGAACTACGACGGCCAGGTCAACCTCAGCCCCGGCTACACCACCGGCTTCCTCGAGCAGGAACCCAAGCTCGACGAAACCCGCACCGTCCGCCAGATCGTCGAGGAAGGCGTCGCCGAAAAAGCCAAGATCGTCAACGATTTCAACGCCATCTCCGACAAGCTCGGCGATCCGAACCTGTCTCCCGAGGAGATGGACAAGCTGCTCGACAAGCAGGGCAAACTGCAGGAACAGATCGATCACCAGAACCTGTGGGATCTCGACAGCGACATCGAGATGGCGATGGAGGCCCTCCGCTGCCCGCCCGGCGATCAGATCATCAAGGTGCTGTCCGGCGGCGAAAAACGCCGGGTCGCGCTCTGCCGGTTGCTGCTCAAGAAGCCCGATGTGCTGATCCTGGACGAACCCACGAACCATCTCGACGCCGAGAGCGTGCAGTGGCTCGAACAGCACCTCAAGCGGTACGAGGGAACGGTCATCGCCGTCACCCACGATCGCTACTTTCTGGATAACGTCGCCGGCTGGATTCTCGAACTCGATCGCGGCGCCGGCATTCCGTACAAGGGCAACTACACCAACTGGCTGGAGCAGAAGCAGACCCGGCTGAAGATCGAAGAAAAGACCGAATCGGCCCGGCAGAAGACCCTCGCCCGCGAACTTGAATGGGTTCGCGCCAGCCCCCGCGCCCGCCAGGCCAAGAGCAAGGCCCGCCTGCAGAAGTACGAGCAGCTCCTGGCCCAGGACAGCAAGGGCAAAGAGCTCGAACTGGAGATCGTCATCCCAGCCGGGCCGCGGCTGGGCGAACTGGTCATCAAGGCCGACAAGATCAGCAAAAGCTACGGCGATCGGCTGCTGTTCCAGGATGTCACGTTCAACCTGCCGCCCGGCGGGATCGTCGGTATCATCGGGCCCAACGGCGCGGGCAAAACCACGCTCTTCCGCATGATCACCGGCAGCGAGAAGCCCGACGGCGGCAAGCTGATCGTCGGCCCCAGCGTGCAGCTGGCGTACGTCGAGCAGAGCCGCGACACGCTGAAGGACGACGCCATGGTCTGGCAGGCGATCGCCGACGGCGAAGACACGTTCCGCCTGGGGGCGATCAACGGCACCGGCGGCACACCGACCAACACGCGGGCCTACGTGAGCCGTTTCGGCTTCAGCGGCAGCGACCAGCAGAAGAAGGTCGGCGTCCTCTCCGGCGGCGAGCGCAACCGCCTGCACCTGGCCCGCATGCTCAAGAGCGGCGCCAACGTCATCCTGCTGGACGAACCGACGAACGACCTGGACGTGAACACCATCCGCGCGATGGAAGAGGCGCTGGAAAACTTCGCCGGCTGCGCGGTGGTCGTCAGCCACGACCGCTGGTTCCTCGACCGGTTGGCCACGCACATTCTCGCGTTCGAAGGCGACAGCCAGGTGGTCTGGCACGAAGGCAACTTCCAGAGCTACGAGGAAGACAAGCACAAGCGGCTGGGCAAAGACGCCGACCAGCCGCACCGCATCAAGTACCGCAAGTTGACCAAGTAG
- a CDS encoding cation:dicarboxylate symporter family transporter, producing MTAQVLTAIALGVVIGAVKPAWGEAMKPLGDGFIRLVTMVVGPLIFLTIVVGISTMGNLKKVGRVGVKALIYFEVVTTLALLIGMVVANIAKPGHGIVTSSTSTTAPATLPSTQSSATQAPLAPTGPATMPVTAPAPRVAVATPAEVPASAEGAKKQTTVEFLLSVIPNNIFKAFTDGNLLQILVFSVLCGCAIASLGPRCSPLIAGLENLTEVMFRIVAIIMKVAPLGALGAMAYTIGKFGLGSLLPLAKLMVCVYLTMAIFIFVVLGLICRLFGFRLMTYLAYIKEEILLVLGTSSSESALPRMIEKLERLGCSRAIVGMVIPAGYSFNLDGTSIYLSMAVLFIAQALGVELSLGQQLGVMAVLMLTSKGAAAVTGAGLVTLSATLESTHLVPVAGLALLVGVDRFMSEARAITNLIGNGIATICVSKWEGEFDPAMFDEAIRARRLAGQDLAEHAFPVVEPKVHSEIIP from the coding sequence ATGACGGCTCAGGTGCTGACGGCGATCGCACTTGGCGTCGTCATCGGTGCTGTCAAACCCGCCTGGGGCGAAGCGATGAAGCCGCTCGGCGACGGCTTCATCCGGCTGGTGACGATGGTGGTCGGCCCGCTGATCTTCCTGACCATCGTGGTCGGCATCTCCACCATGGGGAACCTGAAGAAGGTCGGCCGCGTCGGGGTCAAGGCGCTGATCTACTTCGAGGTCGTCACCACGCTCGCACTCTTGATCGGAATGGTGGTCGCCAACATCGCCAAACCCGGCCACGGCATCGTCACCAGCAGTACGTCCACGACGGCGCCCGCTACGCTCCCTTCCACGCAGTCGAGCGCGACACAGGCGCCATTGGCACCCACTGGCCCTGCCACGATGCCCGTCACCGCGCCTGCGCCGCGCGTCGCGGTTGCGACGCCCGCGGAAGTTCCGGCCAGCGCCGAAGGCGCCAAGAAGCAGACGACTGTCGAATTCCTCCTTTCGGTCATCCCGAACAACATCTTCAAGGCATTCACCGACGGAAACCTTCTTCAGATCCTCGTCTTCTCAGTACTCTGTGGCTGCGCGATCGCGAGCCTCGGCCCGCGCTGCAGCCCGTTGATCGCCGGGTTGGAAAACCTCACCGAGGTCATGTTCCGCATCGTCGCGATCATCATGAAGGTCGCCCCGCTAGGTGCCCTGGGCGCGATGGCCTACACCATCGGCAAGTTCGGCCTCGGGTCCCTGCTGCCGCTCGCCAAGTTGATGGTCTGCGTCTACCTGACGATGGCGATCTTCATCTTCGTCGTCCTCGGACTCATCTGCCGCCTGTTCGGCTTTCGCTTGATGACGTACCTCGCGTACATCAAGGAGGAAATCCTGCTGGTCCTGGGCACCAGCTCCAGCGAGTCGGCCCTGCCGCGGATGATCGAAAAACTCGAACGCCTTGGCTGCAGCCGCGCGATCGTCGGCATGGTCATTCCCGCCGGCTACTCGTTCAACCTCGACGGAACCAGCATCTACCTTTCGATGGCCGTCCTGTTCATCGCACAGGCTTTGGGCGTCGAATTGAGCCTCGGGCAGCAACTGGGCGTCATGGCGGTCCTCATGCTCACCAGCAAGGGTGCCGCGGCCGTCACCGGTGCCGGACTGGTAACCCTTTCGGCGACCCTCGAAAGTACACACCTGGTGCCGGTCGCGGGCCTGGCGCTGCTCGTCGGCGTAGACCGCTTCATGAGCGAGGCCCGCGCCATCACCAACCTCATCGGTAACGGCATCGCAACCATCTGCGTCAGCAAATGGGAAGGCGAGTTCGACCCCGCCATGTTCGACGAAGCGATCCGCGCCCGCCGACTCGCCGGCCAGGATCTCGCCGAGCACGCCTTCCCGGTCGTCGAGCCGAAGGTCCACTCAGAGATCATCCCGTAG
- a CDS encoding alpha/beta hydrolase — MRSIALAVSCMLLLLILPNHPTSAQSPVPPATQPARQYGRLPASPLPGDHLLEKYFEQRTRELSERCLAEVTSAEHWKSHKEQYRQELKEMLGLWPEPPRTDLKAVTTGTLDHPDFTVEKIQFQSMPGLYVTGNLYIPKHLKAKAPAILYVCGHGNVVKDGVSYGSKTSYQHHPAWFARNGYVSFVIDTLQLGEIQGIHHGLHREKMWWWISRGHTPAGVEAWNAIRALDYLETRPEVDATKFGITGRSGGGAYSWWTAAIDTRIKVAVPVAGITDMQNHVVDGVIEGHCDCMFMVNTYRWDFAKVAALISPRPLLLSNTDKDSIFPLDGVVRLHQQVRRIYQLEGAADKLGLLITEGPHKDTQELQVPAIKWFNRWLRNDLEPVPNFASKFFEPEQLKVFKELPADQRNTRIQETFVAKAPPPAMPTDAAGWARQREQWLTALKAKTFAAWPADDKPAVPKHLFSETSNGVELHGFEIESQQHVPLRLYVAIGAQVAEPDLVVVNVVDQKLWETSLATYKPSFAGLKDLTLPDAIPGEIESTMKMLKGTKWAMAYVAVRGIGPTAWSGDEKRLTHLARRFSLLGEPLDGMRVWDVRRTIQAVRSLPRMKGAKIWLQGQDRMAGIALYASLFEPDIARLDLWHLPTTHDQGGNGPDLLNVLQVLDIPTAVAMAAERSKVRIYREQSQPAAAWSYPTDVSLKLGWGNDRVQLRDAR; from the coding sequence ATGCGAAGCATCGCCCTGGCCGTCTCGTGCATGCTGCTTCTTCTGATTCTTCCGAATCACCCGACGAGTGCGCAATCCCCCGTACCGCCAGCCACTCAACCCGCGCGCCAGTACGGCCGGCTTCCGGCGAGCCCACTGCCCGGCGACCACCTGCTCGAGAAGTACTTCGAGCAACGAACCCGCGAGCTTTCCGAACGATGCCTGGCTGAAGTCACCAGCGCAGAACACTGGAAAAGCCATAAGGAGCAGTACCGGCAGGAACTCAAGGAGATGCTCGGTCTCTGGCCGGAGCCGCCGCGGACAGATCTCAAAGCCGTCACCACGGGCACGCTGGATCATCCAGACTTCACCGTCGAGAAAATCCAGTTCCAGTCGATGCCCGGACTCTACGTCACCGGCAACCTCTACATTCCGAAGCATCTCAAGGCGAAAGCGCCTGCGATTCTCTACGTCTGTGGCCACGGAAACGTCGTGAAGGACGGCGTCTCATACGGATCGAAGACCAGTTACCAGCATCATCCGGCCTGGTTCGCTCGCAACGGCTACGTCAGCTTCGTCATCGACACGCTGCAACTCGGCGAGATCCAGGGAATCCATCACGGTCTGCACCGCGAGAAAATGTGGTGGTGGATCAGCCGCGGCCACACGCCGGCCGGCGTCGAGGCGTGGAATGCCATCAGGGCCCTGGACTACCTGGAAACCCGCCCCGAGGTCGATGCCACAAAGTTCGGCATCACCGGCAGGTCGGGTGGCGGTGCGTACAGCTGGTGGACGGCCGCGATCGACACCCGCATCAAGGTCGCCGTCCCCGTCGCCGGCATCACCGACATGCAGAACCACGTCGTTGACGGCGTCATCGAAGGACACTGCGACTGCATGTTCATGGTCAACACCTACCGGTGGGACTTCGCGAAAGTCGCGGCGCTGATTTCGCCCAGGCCGCTCCTGCTCAGCAACACCGACAAGGACAGCATCTTTCCGCTCGACGGCGTCGTGCGGCTGCACCAGCAGGTGCGTCGGATTTACCAGCTCGAGGGCGCCGCCGATAAGCTGGGACTGCTGATCACCGAAGGCCCGCACAAAGATACCCAGGAGCTGCAGGTGCCGGCGATCAAGTGGTTCAATCGGTGGCTCCGCAATGACCTGGAACCTGTTCCCAACTTCGCCAGCAAGTTCTTCGAGCCCGAGCAGCTTAAGGTTTTCAAAGAGCTACCGGCCGATCAGCGCAACACCCGGATTCAGGAGACATTCGTCGCCAAGGCACCCCCGCCCGCGATGCCGACCGATGCCGCCGGTTGGGCCCGACAACGCGAACAGTGGCTAACAGCATTAAAGGCAAAGACGTTCGCCGCCTGGCCCGCAGACGACAAACCTGCAGTTCCGAAGCACCTGTTCTCCGAGACATCCAACGGCGTCGAGCTGCACGGCTTCGAGATCGAAAGCCAACAGCACGTCCCGCTTCGGCTTTATGTCGCGATCGGTGCACAGGTCGCCGAGCCCGATCTTGTTGTTGTGAACGTCGTCGACCAGAAGCTCTGGGAGACGTCCCTTGCGACGTACAAGCCTTCGTTCGCCGGCCTCAAGGACCTGACGCTGCCTGATGCAATCCCGGGTGAGATCGAATCGACAATGAAGATGCTTAAGGGCACCAAGTGGGCGATGGCCTATGTTGCCGTTCGTGGCATCGGGCCGACCGCATGGAGCGGCGACGAAAAACGACTCACCCACCTCGCCCGGCGATTCAGCCTGCTCGGCGAACCGCTCGACGGCATGCGGGTATGGGATGTACGTCGAACCATCCAGGCGGTTCGCAGTCTGCCCCGGATGAAGGGTGCCAAAATCTGGCTTCAAGGACAGGACAGGATGGCCGGCATCGCCCTCTACGCATCACTATTCGAGCCCGACATCGCACGGCTCGACCTCTGGCACTTGCCGACCACCCACGACCAGGGCGGCAATGGCCCGGACCTGCTCAACGTTCTTCAAGTGCTCGACATTCCCACTGCGGTCGCGATGGCGGCCGAACGATCGAAGGTCCGGATCTATCGGGAGCAGTCCCAGCCGGCTGCCGCCTGGAGCTACCCCACGGACGTCAGCCTTAAACTCGGCTGGGGCAACGACCGTGTGCAACTCCGCGACGCACGTTAA
- a CDS encoding leucine-rich repeat domain-containing protein, whose protein sequence is MTRRQSAFLVILLAATVGGLATMATDQEAAIRKIVSLNGETHSNNVIVGQPVVTVDFRNTRVRDSDLALLAALKDLEELRLEQCSGITGEGLKLLADLPRLVRVDLSHCDSIDDRGLLHIAKLPHLRSLKLRFTRIKDDGLKHLVGCRELERLDLTGCAINGSGFRNLKHLKLLRQLDLYRTDVGDASLADIAAFEKLEELGLGKCPIGDAGVKHLVGLKDLKFLFLFDSQITDGGAEELAKISQLRQLHLRGADLTDAGVRRLAQLIHLECLDISECSKVTSKGVRELYGLKNLTQLALPQECLTDAEYQELKRALPLCKIGIVSWFPNRD, encoded by the coding sequence ATGACTCGGCGACAATCAGCCTTCCTCGTGATACTTCTCGCCGCCACTGTAGGTGGTCTGGCGACGATGGCGACTGACCAGGAAGCGGCAATACGAAAGATCGTCAGCCTCAATGGCGAAACGCATTCGAATAATGTCATCGTCGGTCAACCGGTCGTTACCGTGGATTTCCGAAACACGCGCGTACGAGACAGTGACCTCGCGTTGCTCGCTGCGCTCAAGGATTTGGAAGAGCTGCGTCTCGAACAGTGCTCCGGCATCACAGGCGAGGGTCTGAAACTTCTTGCAGATCTTCCACGACTGGTACGGGTTGATCTCAGCCATTGCGATTCGATCGACGATCGGGGCTTGCTGCACATCGCAAAACTGCCACATTTGCGGTCCCTCAAACTGCGGTTCACGCGCATTAAGGACGATGGGCTTAAGCATCTCGTCGGCTGCAGGGAGCTGGAACGACTCGATCTGACGGGATGCGCGATCAACGGCAGCGGTTTCAGGAACCTCAAACATCTTAAGCTACTGCGGCAACTTGATCTTTACCGCACGGACGTGGGTGATGCCTCGCTGGCCGACATCGCTGCTTTCGAGAAGCTTGAGGAGCTAGGCCTCGGCAAATGTCCAATCGGAGACGCTGGGGTCAAGCATCTGGTCGGCCTTAAGGATCTTAAGTTCCTGTTCCTCTTCGATTCGCAGATCACGGACGGCGGTGCTGAAGAACTTGCCAAGATCAGTCAATTGCGGCAGCTTCACTTGCGCGGGGCCGATCTGACAGATGCTGGCGTCAGACGACTCGCCCAACTGATCCACTTGGAATGCCTCGATATCTCGGAATGTTCCAAGGTGACGTCCAAAGGAGTGCGCGAACTGTACGGCTTGAAGAACCTTACGCAATTAGCCCTTCCTCAAGAGTGTCTGACTGATGCGGAGTATCAGGAGTTGAAACGAGCGCTTCCACTTTGCAAGATCGGCATCGTCTCGTGGTTTCCGAACCGTGACTAG
- a CDS encoding SUMF1/EgtB/PvdO family nonheme iron enzyme has protein sequence MGFRIVLALALQVICASAYGAVENALLESGRRATGYVLVGNEKSFSTGSSFCVDATGIFITNHHVVADFNAKTDQIRIVVAPGTKAQKIFAATIVKTDAASDVAILRVDRSGNLEVLDLASPASLAGLKETTPVAAFGFPLGQKLSLKADSTYPATSITVGRVSALRKQGGQLVDIQFDANVTFGNSGGPLIDSSGSVIGIVRGGVPGKPINFAVPVSYIRSLLSAAGITPTPRMMTDPDVAAWYIRWLSREKSVDKAAVPSPEVQKKNLEIVRGLMDKSYADKTPAGRYNLLIELLGRATETKDDPDGRYTLLNEAREIGISSGDVMASLYACSRITDAYAVRPADIVLDTLERSAPKGASQQQELAWVSATAMMLAEAKSQREEYAEVRKLIPLIRSSGTASRNPAVLAQMRDRVARLEALAAEFTKVESSLDKLKTAPEDPDANATVGKYKCLVRGDFDAGLPMLAKGSDGPLKAIAAADLKNPATPEAQRELGDQWWDMAAKQPLAADGCKARAGFWYAKAQPQLTGLVKTMVDQRLAQLPSTLRLQSRTTFTNSIGARLVYVKPGTFAMGSAQTVAGRGADEFQHEVTISQGYYMGATEVTQAQWRAVMGTEPSRLKQDDFPVDAVSWHDAAEFCRRLSQKEGKTYRLPTEAEWEYAARAGTTTKWSFGDRPEDLHRFGNYSDVSSTQNHRWQDKSANDGNDRLARVGSYPSNPWGLYDMYGNVHEWCSDWYGEYPQVAVTDPAGPNTGTERVVRGGSYANAASTCSSAKRGTLSPDKRQGSYGFRIVMVEN, from the coding sequence ATGGGATTTCGGATCGTATTGGCACTAGCCCTGCAGGTGATCTGCGCGTCAGCGTATGGTGCGGTCGAAAACGCACTGCTCGAATCAGGACGCCGGGCTACCGGCTATGTCCTGGTCGGCAACGAGAAGAGTTTCTCGACCGGGTCGTCGTTCTGCGTCGATGCCACCGGTATTTTCATCACCAATCACCACGTCGTCGCCGACTTCAACGCCAAGACTGACCAGATTCGGATCGTCGTCGCCCCGGGGACAAAGGCCCAGAAGATCTTCGCGGCAACCATCGTCAAGACCGACGCTGCCAGCGACGTGGCGATCCTGCGGGTCGATCGGTCGGGCAACCTGGAAGTGCTCGACCTGGCCTCACCGGCGTCGCTGGCGGGACTGAAGGAGACCACTCCCGTCGCCGCGTTCGGATTCCCGCTCGGGCAGAAGTTGTCGTTGAAGGCCGACAGCACCTACCCGGCGACCTCCATCACCGTCGGCCGGGTCAGCGCGTTGCGCAAACAGGGTGGCCAGCTCGTCGACATCCAGTTCGACGCCAACGTCACCTTCGGCAACTCCGGAGGGCCGCTGATCGACAGTTCCGGCTCGGTCATTGGCATCGTCCGGGGCGGGGTGCCGGGCAAGCCCATTAACTTTGCCGTGCCGGTGTCGTACATCCGCAGCCTGCTGTCGGCGGCCGGCATCACCCCGACCCCGCGGATGATGACCGACCCCGATGTCGCGGCGTGGTACATCCGCTGGCTATCGCGGGAGAAGTCCGTCGACAAGGCGGCGGTCCCTTCGCCTGAGGTTCAGAAGAAGAACCTGGAGATCGTCCGGGGGCTGATGGACAAGTCCTACGCCGACAAGACGCCCGCCGGCCGCTACAACCTGCTGATCGAGTTGCTCGGCCGGGCGACAGAGACGAAGGATGACCCCGACGGCCGCTACACGCTGCTGAACGAAGCCCGCGAGATCGGCATCTCGTCCGGCGACGTGATGGCGTCGCTCTACGCGTGCAGCCGAATCACCGACGCGTACGCCGTTCGGCCGGCCGACATCGTCTTGGACACGCTCGAGCGCTCGGCACCCAAAGGGGCAAGTCAGCAGCAGGAACTGGCGTGGGTCTCGGCGACCGCGATGATGCTGGCCGAGGCCAAATCGCAGCGGGAAGAATACGCCGAAGTCCGCAAGCTCATCCCGCTGATCCGCTCGTCGGGGACGGCGTCGCGCAACCCGGCGGTTCTGGCACAAATGCGCGACCGCGTCGCCCGGCTGGAAGCCCTGGCGGCGGAGTTCACCAAGGTCGAGTCGTCGCTGGACAAGCTGAAAACCGCTCCCGAAGACCCCGACGCCAATGCGACCGTCGGCAAGTACAAATGCCTGGTTCGCGGCGACTTTGACGCGGGCCTGCCGATGCTGGCCAAAGGCTCGGACGGCCCGCTGAAAGCCATCGCCGCCGCCGACTTGAAGAACCCCGCCACACCGGAAGCGCAGCGGGAACTGGGCGACCAGTGGTGGGACATGGCGGCCAAGCAGCCGCTCGCGGCCGACGGGTGCAAGGCTCGCGCGGGGTTCTGGTACGCCAAGGCCCAGCCGCAGCTGACCGGTCTGGTCAAGACGATGGTCGACCAGCGGCTGGCACAATTGCCGTCAACGCTGAGACTGCAATCGCGAACAACGTTCACCAACAGCATTGGTGCGCGCCTGGTCTACGTGAAGCCTGGCACCTTTGCCATGGGAAGCGCCCAGACGGTCGCGGGGCGCGGTGCGGACGAGTTTCAGCACGAGGTGACGATCTCCCAGGGGTATTACATGGGGGCAACTGAAGTCACCCAGGCGCAGTGGCGTGCGGTGATGGGCACTGAGCCAAGCCGCCTGAAACAGGACGATTTTCCCGTCGACGCTGTATCGTGGCACGACGCCGCTGAGTTTTGTCGGAGGTTGAGCCAGAAGGAGGGCAAAACCTACCGACTGCCGACGGAAGCCGAGTGGGAGTACGCCGCCCGCGCCGGGACGACGACGAAATGGAGCTTCGGCGATCGGCCCGAAGACCTGCACCGATTCGGCAATTACAGCGACGTGTCCAGCACCCAGAACCATCGATGGCAGGACAAGTCGGCCAATGACGGGAATGACAGGCTCGCGAGAGTTGGGTCGTACCCGTCAAACCCTTGGGGCTTGTACGACATGTATGGCAACGTCCATGAATGGTGTTCCGACTGGTATGGCGAGTATCCCCAGGTCGCGGTGACCGACCCGGCCGGACCGAATACGGGGACAGAGCGCGTTGTGCGCGGGGGGTCGTATGCGAACGCAGCGAGCACCTGCTCAAGCGCCAAACGGGGAACGTTGTCTCCCGACAAGAGACAAGGAAGCTATGGCTTCCGCATCGTGATGGTCGAGAACTAA